In Populus nigra chromosome 1, ddPopNigr1.1, whole genome shotgun sequence, one genomic interval encodes:
- the LOC133698579 gene encoding tetrahydroberberine oxidase-like yields the protein MERSNFSMRLLLLILLVSLARSANSSSSHEMFLQCFSSHIQHSKSYSEVILTKNSSAYSSVLQSSIRNFRFLNTSTLKPQFIITPFNELEIQAAIVCAKIYDMQIRVRSGGHDYEGLSFLSYQEFVLVDLAELSSISVDIENETAWIGAGASIGELYYRIAEKSKVHGFPAGTCPTVGVGGHFSGGGFGTIFRKYGLAADNVIDARIVDANGRILDRESMGEDLFWAIRGGGAASFGVVFSWKVRLVSVPPTVTVFNIEKTLQQGATNLLHKWQNIGDKLHEDLFLHATIAVATSSPNGNKTIQVSFVSLFLGRAEELLPMMQDSFPELGLMRENCSEMSWIQSVLYFGGFSPSDSLDVLLSRTAQFKGFFKGKSDYVKEPISETGLEGLYKRLLEEETSMLILTPYGGRMSEISDSETPFPHRSGNIFEIQYIITWDVEEETEKNLKWMRKLYAYMAPYVSNSPRAAYLNYRDLDLGRNNYGNTSFAKASVWGLKYFKNNFKRLARVKTVTDPSNFFRNEQSIPVLQRKRNLK from the coding sequence atggaaagatcAAACTTCAGCATGCGTCTTTTACTTCTTATACTTTTAGTCTCTTTAGCTCGGTCAGCAAATTCAAGTTCATCTCATGAGATGTTCTTGCAATGCTTTTCATCTCATATCCAGCATTCCAAATCATATTCAGAAGTTATCCTTACTAAAAATAGCTCTGCTTACTCATCGGTTCTGCAGTCATCCATTCGAAATTTCAGATTCTTGAACACTTCAACTCTGAAACCTCAATTTATAATCACTCCATTTAATGAGCTTGAAATCCAAGCAGCCATTGTTTGTGCCAAGATATATGATATGCAAATAAGAGTTCGAAGTGGAGGCCACGACTACGAGGGCCTGTCTTTCCTGTCTTATCAAGAATTTGTACTTGTTGATCTTGCTGAACTTAGTTCCATCAGTGTTGACATCGAGAATGAGACGGCATGGATCGGGGCAGGTGCAAGCATAGGAGAGTTATATTACAGAATTGCGGAGAAAAGCAAGGTCCATGGCTTCCCGGCAGGTACTTGTCCTACGGTAGGAGTTGGGGGACACTTCAGTGGAGGTGGATTTGGTACCATATTCAGGAAGTATGGCTTAGCAGCTGATAATGTTATTGATGCTAGGATAGTTGATGCTAATGGAAGAATTCTTGATAGAGAATCAATGGGAGAAGATCTTTTTTGGGCCATTCGAGGAGGGGGAGCGGCTAGCTTTGGAGTCGTTTTCTCATGGAAAGTTAGATTGGTTTCGGTTCCTCCAACTGTAACTGTTTTCAATATCGAAAAGACCTTACAGCAAGGTGCAACCAATCTTCTTCATAAGTGGCAAAACATTGGAGATAAGCTTCATGAAGACCTTTTCCTCCATGCTACTATAGCAGTTGCTACCTCTAGCCCCAATGGCAATAAAACTATTCAAGTTTCGTTTGTGTCATTGTTTCTTGGCAGGGCTGAGGAACTTCTCCCTATGATGCAAGATAGCTTCCCTGAGTTGGGCTTAATGCGCGAAAACTGCAGTGAAATGAGTTGGATCCAATCTGTCCTCTATTTTGGTGGCTTCTCACCAAGTGACTCCTTAGATGTTCTACTTAGCAGGACTGCTCAGTTTAAGGGATTCTTCAAAGGGAAATCGGATTACGTTAAGGAACCTATTTCAGAAACTGGCCTGGAAGGGCTGTATAAAAGGCTCCTTGAAGAGGAGACATCAATGTTGATCTTGACACCTTATGGAGGGAGAATGAGTGAGATTTCGGACTCGGAAACACCTTTCCCACACAGAAGTGGGAATATTTTCGAAATCCAGTACATTATAACATGGGATGTGGAAGAGGAAACAGAGAAGAACCTAAAATGGATGAGAAAACTGTATGCCTACATGGCCCCTTACGTTTCAAACTCACCAAGAGCTGCCTATCTCAACTACAGAGATCTTGATTTGGGCAGGAATAATTATGGAAATACCAGCTTTGCAAAGGCAAGTGTTTGGGGCTTGAAGTATTTCAAGAACAACTTTAAGAGACTAGCGCGGGTTAAGACTGTAACAGATCCTTCCAATTTCTTCAGGAATGAACAAAGCATTCCTGTGCTGCAAAGAAAAAGGAACCTCAAATAA
- the LOC133670550 gene encoding uncharacterized protein LOC133670550 has product MGCTQNLDSDTDESTSKNVHSQRTESISGFVMQRIIRSGFSSIFLSPDNTTSRPTLSLDFLPCSVKIEASTNQGLLLCTHFPPHIETFRRPLHYKIVRFSQPKFRTDRDSYRFNNLRCEVFDSKIHAWKQLKEVILSESFLGFNPAVSACGSLHWLTFGCKIFAFHVKEEIYSMISLPEPVRKNYHQKIMMLGEFEGNLALICKEEGERFMELWIIENYDRKIWKKKQIVNFEALTKELPYIILTGVCNANVALRDGIDKLTFFNLKDGRTKPLRLEMGFDVVETFSFESDFEPYVDESVLEDPRGNQEQEN; this is encoded by the exons ATGGGTTGTACTCAGAATCTTGATTCGGATACTGATGAATCAACATCAAAGAATGTCCATAGCCAGAGAACCGAAAGCATATCTGGCTTTGTCATGCAAAGAATAATAAGGTCAGGATTTTCTTCTATCTTTTTGTCTCCTGACAATACAACTTCGCGTCCTACACTATCCCTCGATTTCTTACCTTGTTCTGTAAAGATTGAGGCTTCGACAAACCAAGGTCTCTTGCTTTGCACGCATTTCCCGCCACATATCGAAACATTCCGAAG ACCTTTGCATTACAAGATTGTGAGATTTTCTCAGCCTAAGTTTCGTACGGATAGAGATTCCTATCGATTTAACAATCTTCGATGCGAGGTTTTTGATTCAAAGATCCATGCATGGAAGCAACTGAAGGAAGTAATTTTGTCCGAGTCATTCCTTGGTTTTAATCCTGCTGTATCTGCTTGTGGTTCACTTCATTGGCTTACGTTTGGATGTAAAATTTTTGCCTTCCATGTGAAGGAAGAGATATATAGCATGATTTCGCTACCCGAACCGGTTCGTAAGAATTATCATCAAAAGATCATGATGCTCGGTGAGTTTGAGGGAAATCTTGCCCTAATATGTAAAGAGGAAGGCGAACGTTTCATGGAGCTATGGATCATCGAGAACTATGATAGAAAAAtatggaagaagaagcagatagtgaactttgaagctttaacaaaagagtTACCATATATTATCCTTACTGGCGTCTGCAATGCTAATGTTGCATTAAGGGATGGAATTGATAAGTTGAcatttttcaacttaaaagatGGAAGAACTAAACCTTTGAGACTGGAGATGGGCTTTGATGTTGTGGAGACCTTTTCATTTGAGTCAGATTTTGAGCCTTATGTGGATGAATCTGTGTTGGAGGATCCAAGAGGAAACCAAGAACAAGAGAATTGA
- the LOC133705843 gene encoding berberine bridge enzyme-like 21, which produces MAKPILLAFLVILIFNVTSSSFSAAADGDDSVYESFLQCLESNTNPQDEISKLVYSQSSTSYTSVLRAYIRNARYNTSATPKPVVIVTPTQISHVQATVICTKKVGYQLKIRSGGHDYDGISYVSDMPFFVLDMFNLRSIEVNVNDESATVQAGATLGELYYKIWESSKVHGFPAGICPTVGVGGHLSGAGYGNMLRKYGLSVDNVVDAEIVDVNGKLLDRKAMGEDLFWAIRGGGGGSFGVIISYKIKLVSVPETVTVFRVERTLEQNATDVVYKWQLVAPQTSNDLFMRMLLQPVTRNGNQTIRASIVALYLGNSDSLVALLGKEFPELGLKKEDCNETSWIQSVMWWDESQNLGKSPDVLLDRNPNDANFLKRKSDYVQNPISKDGLEWLWKKMIEVGKTGLVFNPYGGRMNEIPASETPFPHRAGNLFKVQYSVNWEEAGSEADKNFMTQIRRLYSYMTPFVSKNPRSSYLNYRDLDIGVMEAGKDSFEQGSVYGYKYFNDNFDRLVKVKTAVDPENFFRNEQSIPTLPNVEHDSGVTGGSASRSISSMLILIVILIYFACL; this is translated from the exons ATGGCGAAACCAATCCTTTTAGCCTTCCTGGTCATCCTTATCTTCAAtgtaacttcttcttctttctctgcCGCGGCTGATGGTGATGATTCAGTTTATGAATCTTTCCTTCAATGCCTAGAAAGCAACACAAACCCACAAGACGAAATCTCAAAACTTGTTTACTCACAATCTAGCACATCTTATACTTCAGTTTTAAGAGCTTACATAAGGAACGCACGTTACAATACCTCAGCAACTCCGAAGCCAGTTGTCATTGTGACTCCAACTCAAATATCCCATGTTCAAGCCACGGTTATTTGCACAAAAAAAGTCGGTTACCAACTCAAAATCAGAAGTGGTGGACATGATTATGATGGGATTTCCTACGTTTCTGACATGCCCTTTTTCGTTCTTGACATGTTTAATCTAAGATCTATTGAAGTTAATGTCAACGATGAGTCTGCTACTGTTCAAGCGGGGGCTACTCTTGGTGAACTTTATTATAAAATCTGGGAGAGCAGCAAAGTTCATGGTTTTCCTGCGGGGATTTGTCCCACGGTTGGTGTTGGTGGGCATTTAAGTGGTGCGGGTTATGGCAATATGTTAAGGAAATATGGGTTGTCGGTTGATAATGTAGTGGATGCAGAAATTGTTGATGTTAATGGGAAACTTCTTGATAGGAAAGCAATGGGGGAGGATCTTTTTTGGGCAATtcgtggaggtggtggtggaagttttggggttatAATTTCTTACAAGATAAAGCTTGTTTCTGTTCCTGAGACAGTTACTGTTTTCAGAGTAGAAAGAACACTTGAACAGAATGCTACTGATGTTGTTTACAAGTGGCAATTAGTTGCTCCTCAAACAAGTAATGATCTTTTCATGAGGATGCTCTTGCAGCCTGTGACAAGGAACGGTAATCAGACTATTAGAGCGTCAATTGTGGCATTGTATTTAGGGAATTCTGATAGTCTTGTGGCTTTATTGGGAAAAGAATTCCCTGAATTGGGATTGAAGAAGGAGGATTGTAATGAGACAAGTTGGATTCAGTCTGTGATGTGGTGGGATGAGTCTCAAAATCTTGGAAAGTCGCCTGATGTTCTTCTTGATAGGAATCCTAATGATGCCAATTTCTTGAAGAGGAAATCAGATTATGTTCAGAATCCAATATCAAAAGATGGGTTGGAATGGTTGTGGAAAAAGATGATTGAAGTAGGCAAGACTGGATTGGTTTTCAATCCTTATGGTGGTAGAATGAATGAAATTCCTGCCTCAGAAACTCCATTCCCTCACAGGGCAGGCAATTTGTTCAAGGTGCAGTATTCAGTGAATTGGGAAGAAGCAGGAAGCGAGGCAGACAAGAATTTCATGACTCAAATAAGGAGGCTTTACAGTTACATGACCCCATTTGTTTCCAAGAATCCAAGGAGTTCATATCTGAACTATAGGGATCTTGACATTGGTGTTATGGAGGCTGGTAAAGATAGTTTCGAACAGGGTAGTGTTTATGGCTACAAGTATTTCAATGACAATTTTGATAGGTTGGTGAAAGTAAAGACTGCTGTTGATCCAGAAAATTTCTTCAGGAATGAGCAGAGCATCCCTACTTTACCAA ATGTTGAACATGACTCAGGGGTGACTGGAGGCTCTGCTTCAAGGTCTATATCATCCATGTTGATTCTAATAGTAATCTTGATATACTTTGCTTGTCTTTAA